The sequence below is a genomic window from Malassezia restricta chromosome IV, complete sequence.
CGCTCGGGGCTGAGACGACGCTCGGGATCGCCGCCGCTCGCCTCGCCAACGACGCGATTCACCTCCTCGAGCGTAAGCTGTATCTTGAAAAAGGCATCGGTGGGCGGCAGACGCAACTCGAGGACGAGTCGGTCGATCTTGTTGAGGAccagcacgatcggcaGGCCTTCACGCACGCAGTACCGGATGATAGTCTCCGTATTGCACATCACACCTTCGACGACATCGACGACCAGCACGACACCGTCTGCCAggcgcagcgacgcagccacTTCGTCCTGGAAATTCGTATGGCCCGgcgtgtccagcacgtGCACAAGGTAGCTCTTGCCGCGTGTCGTGGGCAAGACGAACGACATGGGCATCGCACGAATCGACAGTCCGCGTTCTTGCTCCAGCACATGCGTGTCAGTGTACCGCAGCGGCTTTTCGGCGTCCACTTGGACGCGGTGCGTCTCTTCCACCAGCATGTCCACGAGCGCGGTTTTGCCGTGCGCCAGATGGCCAACAACGGCCACATGCCGTATCATATCGGGAAAGTGCATCATGTTCAGCATAAACTGCCGGTCGAAGCGGACTTCCGGCAGCCCCTGCTCTTCCACGGCAAAGCTACGCACTCGCTCAGGCTCGACGATCGGCTGCGTCAGGGGCTGGGCGTCTTcctcctgcacgagcgtctcgacgtCGTCACCGTACACCTCGGAAGCAGAGGGGTAGTATACCTTGTCTTCATGGAGCACGACCGCTTGGGACGCGGGCTCATCGACATGCATGATCACTGCGCCTTCCTCCTGGGCGCCGCTCGCGTCCTCGGCGGGAGGCTCAGGCGGAGGCTCAGCATGTTCCACACCCAATGCCTCCTGCTCATCCTCCGACTCTGACAACGGCCCGATATAATTACCAAACTCGTCGTAATCGTCCATGCACGAGTAGCTGGTGGGTCGCTCGGTCGTGGCGTgtcgcgacgtgcgtcgtTGCCTGCCTCTCAGTCACGTGATGTATGTACCGATGGGTCTGGCGAAAAAAAAggccgtgcgtgtggcatGGCCAGTGTGGGGCCTCGACGACAAGTTCGTGTCAGCGAAGCGATTGCGAATGGCCACGGACGCTAGCGGACCGCCATGGGTGCAAGCCGTGCGGGGACGATGCCATCGCTGGCTTCATTTTACGACACTCTCGCTGAGTCTGCTGGGCTCGCAGGTGGTGTGGAGCCTGGAGCTGGCGTACGGCACGCCGTACCTCCTTTCGCTGGGTCTATCCAAGTCCGCTACGGGATACGTGTGGATGGCTGGGCCGCTCAGTGGGCTCATTATGCAGCCTGTGCTGGGCTCTCTCTCTGACTCATCGATGTCGCCTTTCCGCCGGCGCAAGTACATGATCggctcgagcgccgtcgtggcgctTTCGACGTGCCTCATTGCCTTTTCTGAACCTTTATCGCTGCTTGTGCTGGATGCTATCGGCATCGGACTCGGTGATTGGGATCCTGCGCGCCGCAAACATGCTAGATATGTCATGCAAGTCCTGAGCATTCTGGGCTTTTGGATCTTTGACTTTGGCGTCAATGGCCTGCAAGTGACATCTCGCGCGCTCATTCTCGATCATGTGGGCGTCGCAGAACAGAACGAAGCAAACGCTTGGCACGGTCGCATGCTCCATGCTGGCAACATGATCGGGTACTGGTGCGGCTGGGTCGACTtggcgtcgtggccgtCCCTCGCATGGATAGGGGGCGGCCAGTTTCGGCGCTTCGCTGTGGTAAGTATCGCGTGCATGTGTGTATGTGTAGCCATCACATGCGTGTTTACCCCCGAGCACTGCACGAGAATGGGTGCGAAGCAGCCGTCCGAGGGCATGGTGAAGCGCCTCCATGCTTCGATCCGCCAGGTATGGAGCGTGGGCCGCGCTCTTCCTCTCTCCATCCAGCGTGTATGTCTCGTGGAGCTGCTGGCTTCCATGAGCTGGTTCCCTTTCTTGTTTTACAGCACTACATACGTGCTTGATATGTCGCACAAGAAACACAAGCACCACTCTGACGCCGATCGGCAAATCGGCAGCTTGGCCATGCTGTGCTTTGCCATACTCGCCATGATCTCAGGTCTCATTTTGCCGAGCATTTCCTTGGCTGGACGCACGAATGCGTCGTCTGTGGCCGAGCCAGAGCCATGGCGCACACGCAGTCTGAGTCTGCGGACGATCTGGACGCTCGGCGCTCTCTTTCAGGCTATCCTCATGGTAGGCACGTTCTTTGTTCGGAAGCAAGCACACGCCATCGTGCTGGTGATGCTGATGGGCATCCCATGGAGCGTATGGATGTGGGTACCGTATGCTATGATTGGCGAGTTTGTGCGTGAAGCGGAAAAGTCCACCGCATTCTCGCTGTACGATGAGCAATGGCCCGCACAGCGCATCATGGAACACCAGAAACGCGCGAGTCTCCAAGAGTCCGAGCAGCATGCTTATCCACGACGTTGGCCGAGCACATTTGACAGCTCCTTGCGCTCATCATCCATTCGCAGTGTGTCAGGGACTCATGGGCCGTCGATCGTATCACGCGGCCCTGAAGTCGTCCGCCCGGACGATGGCAACATGCTAGAAGACAGCACCAACGGAGGCACTGTTTTGGGCATCCACAACTTGTCGATCGTGCTGCCTCAGCTCCTGATGGCTTTGATAGCCGCGCTTGTTTTTCGCTGGACCAAAGGCGGGAACGGAGACGTCGCATGGGTCCTTCGACTCAGTG
It includes:
- a CDS encoding solute carrier family 45, member 1/2/4; translated protein: MATDASGPPWVQAVRGRCHRWLHFTTLSLSLLGSQVVWSLELAYGTPYLLSLGLSKSATGYVWMAGPLSGLIMQPVLGSLSDSSMSPFRRRKYMIGSSAVVALSTCLIAFSEPLSLLVLDAIGIGLGDWDPARRKHARYVMQVLSILGFWIFDFGVNGLQVTSRALILDHVGVAEQNEANAWHGRMLHAGNMIGYWCGWVDLASWPSLAWIGGGQFRRFAVVSIACMCVCVAITCVFTPEHCTRMGAKQPSEGMVKRLHASIRQVWSVGRALPLSIQRVCLVELLASMSWFPFLFYSTTYVLDMSHKKHKHHSDADRQIGSLAMLCFAILAMISGLILPSISLAGRTNASSVAEPEPWRTRSLSLRTIWTLGALFQAILMVGTFFVRKQAHAIVLVMLMGIPWSVWMWVPYAMIGEFVREAEKSTAFSLYDEQWPAQRIMEHQKRASLQESEQHAYPRRWPSTFDSSLRSSSIRSVSGTHGPSIVSRGPEVVRPDDGNMLEDSTNGGTVLGIHNLSIVLPQLLMALIAALVFRWTKGGNGDVAWVLRLSGFVALGAACLTRFVPLTLTERKARHAGYTLLPDDDEAGAADAEDRMDDSTNESLDADPNDESME